A single window of Kitasatospora sp. HUAS MG31 DNA harbors:
- a CDS encoding ornithine cyclodeaminase family protein — protein MTTPPALLDVTLTPAEAVAALERVLLDGLDPETGPARTGLPVPAGELLLMPAADRRYAGVKIAGVARDNPARGLPRITGSYLLLDGPTLRPLALLDGAALTALRTPAVTALALDRLADPAAAHLVLFGTGPQAYGHLAALRAIRPLTAVTVVGRRAAPAEELAAHARGLGLDARTGSPEDVRRADLVVCCTTARTPLFDGRLVPDHAAVAAVGSHEPDAREVDGELVRRSALYVEARAAARREAGDLLLAGAGEGSLANLSELMTGRAVVPQNRPRFFKSVGMAWQDLAVAAAQYEQPATAT, from the coding sequence GTGACCACCCCGCCCGCCCTGCTCGATGTCACCCTCACCCCGGCCGAGGCCGTCGCGGCCCTGGAGCGCGTCCTGCTCGACGGCCTCGACCCGGAGACGGGCCCGGCCCGGACCGGGCTGCCCGTCCCGGCCGGCGAGCTGCTGCTGATGCCGGCGGCCGACCGGCGCTACGCCGGGGTGAAGATCGCCGGGGTGGCCCGGGACAACCCGGCCCGCGGCCTGCCCCGGATCACCGGCAGCTACCTGCTGCTCGACGGTCCGACCCTGCGCCCGCTGGCCCTGCTGGACGGCGCCGCCCTCACCGCCCTGCGCACCCCCGCGGTCACCGCCCTCGCCCTGGACCGGCTGGCCGACCCGGCGGCCGCGCACCTGGTGCTGTTCGGCACCGGACCGCAGGCGTACGGGCACCTGGCGGCGCTGCGGGCGATCCGGCCGCTGACCGCCGTGACCGTGGTGGGCCGCCGGGCGGCGCCCGCCGAGGAGCTCGCCGCCCACGCCCGCGGCCTGGGCCTGGACGCCCGGACCGGCTCGCCCGAGGACGTCCGGCGGGCCGACCTGGTGGTCTGCTGCACCACGGCCCGCACCCCGCTGTTCGACGGACGGCTGGTGCCGGACCACGCCGCGGTCGCCGCCGTCGGCTCGCACGAGCCGGACGCGCGGGAGGTGGACGGCGAGCTGGTGCGCCGCTCGGCGCTGTACGTGGAGGCCCGGGCGGCGGCCCGCCGGGAGGCCGGTGACCTGCTGCTCGCCGGGGCAGGAGAGGGCAGCCTTGCTAATCTGTCAGAACTGATGACCGGAAGGGCAGTTGTACCCCAGAATCGGCCGAGGTTCTTCAAGAGCGTCGGCATGGCCTGGCAGGACCTGGCGGTCGCCGCGGCGCAGTACGAGCAACCGGCCACCGCAACGTGA
- a CDS encoding GntR family transcriptional regulator encodes MADLKPRTLISVQERLRDQVAHALRAALISGELRPGVVYSAPALAADFGVSATPVREAMLDLAREGLVEAVRNKGFRVTELSERDLDEYTEIRALIEVPTVGRVTRTATAEQLEALRPQAEAIVAAARKHDLIGYLEADRQFHLDLLGLAGNARLVETVGDLRKRSRLYGLTRLDQRGELASSAEEHLELLDLMISGDAEAAEECMARHLGHIRSLWAAGAEAVEDPRPALRLGTR; translated from the coding sequence ATGGCGGACCTCAAGCCCCGCACCCTCATCTCGGTCCAGGAGCGGCTCCGCGACCAGGTCGCCCACGCGCTGCGCGCGGCGCTGATCTCCGGTGAGCTGCGCCCCGGCGTGGTCTACTCCGCCCCCGCCCTCGCCGCCGACTTCGGCGTCTCCGCCACCCCCGTCCGCGAGGCCATGCTCGACCTCGCCCGCGAGGGCCTGGTGGAGGCCGTCCGCAACAAGGGCTTCCGGGTCACCGAGCTCAGCGAGCGCGACCTCGACGAGTACACCGAGATCCGCGCGCTGATCGAGGTCCCGACGGTCGGCCGGGTCACCCGCACCGCCACCGCCGAGCAGCTGGAGGCGCTGCGCCCGCAGGCCGAGGCCATCGTCGCGGCCGCCCGCAAGCACGACCTCATCGGGTACCTGGAGGCCGACCGGCAGTTCCACCTCGACCTGCTGGGCCTGGCCGGCAACGCCCGCCTGGTGGAGACCGTCGGCGACCTGCGCAAGCGCTCCCGGCTGTACGGGCTCACCCGGCTGGACCAGCGCGGCGAACTCGCCTCCTCGGCCGAGGAGCACCTGGAGCTGCTCGACCTGATGATCTCCGGCGACGCCGAGGCCGCCGAGGAGTGCATGGCCCGCCACCTGGGCCACATCCGCTCGCTCTGGGCCGCCGGTGCCGAGGCCGTCGAGGACCCGCGCCCCGCGCTGCGCCTCGGCACCCGCTAG
- a CDS encoding ABC transporter ATP-binding protein — translation MTTALKTRTGLALRGVTLTYPDGESRLTALDAVSLEVAPGEFVAVAGPSGSGKSSLLAVAATLLRPDSGEVLVDGRDAGTLDDRSRTALRRERLGIVFQQSNLLASLTAVEQLLVLESVRGGRPKAARRRAEELLESVGLDAAKRRRRPHQLSGGERQRVNIARALFGEPSVLLVDEPTSALDHERGEQIVDLLTRITREHGTATVMVTHDRALLGRVDRVLEMRDGRLR, via the coding sequence ATGACCACCGCCCTGAAGACCCGTACCGGCCTCGCCCTGCGCGGGGTGACCCTGACCTACCCGGACGGCGAGAGCCGGCTGACCGCGCTGGACGCGGTGTCGCTGGAGGTGGCGCCGGGCGAGTTCGTCGCGGTGGCCGGGCCGTCCGGGTCAGGCAAGTCCAGCCTGCTGGCGGTGGCGGCGACCCTGCTGCGGCCGGACTCCGGCGAGGTGCTGGTCGACGGCCGGGACGCGGGAACGCTGGACGACCGGTCCCGGACGGCGCTGCGCCGGGAGCGGCTGGGCATCGTCTTCCAGCAGTCCAACCTGCTGGCCTCGCTGACCGCGGTGGAGCAGCTGCTGGTGCTGGAGTCGGTGCGCGGCGGCCGGCCGAAGGCCGCCCGGCGGCGGGCCGAGGAACTGCTGGAGTCGGTCGGCCTGGACGCGGCCAAGCGGCGGCGCCGCCCGCACCAGCTGTCCGGCGGCGAGCGCCAGCGGGTGAACATCGCCCGGGCGCTGTTCGGCGAGCCCTCGGTGCTGCTGGTGGACGAGCCGACCTCGGCGCTGGACCACGAGCGGGGCGAGCAGATCGTCGACCTGCTGACCCGGATCACCCGGGAGCACGGCACGGCCACCGTGATGGTCACCCACGACCGGGCCCTGCTGGGCCGGGTCGACCGGGTGCTGGAGATGCGGGACGGCCGGCTGCGCTGA
- a CDS encoding ABC transporter permease codes for MFVALRDIRFAKGRFALMAVVVTLITTLVVFLYGLTGGLSAAASSAVAELPADRIVFGAPAGAAPTVSFSNSTVSPAQQEAFAAAEGVTAARPLGVSLTRLTASGAAASVSVLGTDSALLPPLLSGTAPQEGQVAVGTGTAELYRLAVGDPVKVGPRTLTVSGLTADRSYSHAPSVWTTLATWEQLSGQNQPTALALSGSGAHLAAVDARQGTETVTVADALSGINGYAAERGSLQMIQGFLFAVSALVVGAFFTVWTVQRRPDVAVLKAVGASSGYLVRDALAQAAVVLVAGAGLGGTVGGVGGLFASASVPFDVSLLNVAVPVGVMVLLGLAGAALAVRRITSVDPLAALGANR; via the coding sequence GTGTTCGTCGCACTGCGTGACATCCGCTTCGCCAAGGGCAGGTTCGCCCTGATGGCCGTGGTCGTCACCTTGATAACCACTCTGGTCGTCTTCCTGTACGGCCTGACCGGCGGGCTGTCGGCCGCCGCCTCCTCGGCCGTCGCAGAGCTGCCGGCCGACCGGATCGTCTTCGGTGCCCCGGCGGGTGCCGCGCCGACCGTGTCGTTCAGCAACAGCACGGTCTCCCCGGCCCAGCAGGAGGCGTTCGCGGCCGCCGAGGGCGTGACGGCGGCCCGGCCGCTGGGGGTCTCGCTGACCCGGCTGACCGCCAGCGGGGCGGCGGCCTCGGTGAGCGTGCTGGGCACGGACTCCGCCCTGCTGCCGCCGCTGCTCTCCGGCACGGCCCCGCAGGAGGGGCAGGTGGCGGTGGGCACCGGCACGGCGGAGCTGTACCGGCTGGCCGTCGGCGACCCGGTGAAGGTCGGGCCGCGGACGCTGACCGTCTCCGGGCTGACCGCCGACCGCTCCTACTCGCACGCGCCCTCGGTGTGGACCACGCTCGCCACCTGGGAGCAGCTCAGCGGGCAGAACCAGCCGACCGCGCTGGCCCTGTCCGGCTCCGGCGCGCACCTGGCCGCGGTGGACGCGCGGCAGGGCACCGAGACGGTGACCGTCGCGGACGCGCTGTCGGGGATCAACGGGTACGCGGCGGAGCGCGGCAGCCTGCAGATGATCCAGGGCTTCCTGTTCGCGGTGAGCGCCCTGGTGGTGGGCGCCTTCTTCACGGTCTGGACGGTGCAGCGGCGGCCGGACGTGGCGGTGCTCAAGGCGGTCGGCGCGAGCAGCGGCTACCTGGTCCGGGACGCGCTGGCGCAGGCGGCCGTGGTGCTGGTGGCCGGCGCGGGGCTGGGCGGCACGGTCGGCGGGGTGGGCGGGCTGTTCGCCTCCGCCTCGGTGCCGTTCGACGTGAGCCTGCTGAACGTGGCCGTCCCGGTGGGGGTGATGGTGCTGCTCGGCCTGGCCGGCGCGGCGCTGGCCGTCCGCCGCATCACCTCCGTCGACCCGCTGGCCGCCCTGGGAGCCAACCGATGA
- a CDS encoding sensor histidine kinase: protein MNLALHGLFFTLLGVLGARGLLGHDLGPGGLATAGVLAAVYASGGVAEQVRSTRPWAALWFGSVVLLWIGLTLQHPEFCYLAFPLYFVCLHLLPVRWALPAVAGLTGVVIAAQASTPGGLTTAKVLGPLAGAAVALLTAYGYAALYREGRQRQQLIDDLVRTRDQLAATQREAGRLAERQRLAREIHDTLAQGLSSIVLLARSAESALPGDPATAAERIREVGQTASVNLAEARRFVHALTPPALDDATLTEALRRLAGGAEADFHLDGEPYPLPVEAEVALLRLTQEALANAVRHARARRIAVTLAYLDDEVTLDVFDDGVGFDPAAVPSPGSFGLHGMHERIAALGGHLTVESAPGEGTAVAVALPLRAIEAMGEAVPVVEVPVVAGQAGAGGAR, encoded by the coding sequence ATGAACCTCGCCCTGCACGGGCTGTTCTTCACCCTGCTGGGCGTGCTGGGGGCCCGCGGCCTCCTCGGCCACGACCTCGGACCCGGCGGGCTGGCCACGGCCGGGGTGCTCGCGGCCGTCTACGCGTCGGGGGGCGTGGCAGAACAGGTCCGCAGCACCCGGCCGTGGGCCGCGCTGTGGTTCGGCAGCGTGGTGCTGCTCTGGATCGGACTCACCCTCCAGCACCCGGAGTTCTGCTACCTCGCCTTCCCGCTGTACTTCGTCTGCCTCCACCTGCTGCCGGTCCGCTGGGCCCTGCCCGCCGTGGCCGGCCTCACCGGCGTGGTGATCGCCGCCCAGGCCTCCACCCCCGGCGGGCTCACCACCGCCAAGGTCCTCGGCCCGCTGGCGGGCGCCGCCGTCGCCCTGCTCACCGCGTACGGCTACGCCGCCCTGTACCGGGAGGGCCGCCAGCGCCAGCAGCTGATCGACGACCTGGTCCGTACCCGCGACCAGCTCGCCGCCACCCAGCGCGAGGCCGGCCGGCTCGCCGAACGCCAGCGGCTCGCCCGGGAGATCCACGACACCCTCGCCCAGGGCCTGTCCAGCATCGTGCTGCTGGCCCGCTCCGCCGAGTCGGCGCTGCCCGGCGACCCAGCCACCGCCGCCGAACGGATCCGCGAGGTCGGGCAGACCGCCTCCGTCAACCTCGCCGAGGCCCGCCGCTTCGTCCACGCCCTCACCCCGCCCGCGCTCGACGACGCCACCCTCACCGAGGCGCTGCGCCGGCTCGCCGGCGGCGCCGAGGCCGACTTCCACCTGGACGGCGAGCCGTACCCGCTGCCGGTCGAGGCCGAGGTGGCGCTGCTGCGGCTCACCCAGGAGGCGCTGGCCAACGCCGTCCGGCACGCCCGGGCCCGGCGGATCGCCGTCACCCTCGCCTACCTGGACGACGAGGTGACCCTGGACGTCTTCGACGACGGCGTGGGCTTCGACCCGGCGGCGGTCCCCTCGCCCGGCTCCTTCGGCCTGCACGGCATGCACGAGCGGATCGCCGCGCTCGGCGGCCACCTCACCGTGGAGTCCGCTCCCGGGGAGGGCACGGCGGTCGCGGTGGCGCTGCCGCTGCGGGCGATCGAGGCCATGGGGGAGGCGGTTCCGGTTGTCGAGGTCCCGGTCGTGGCCGGGCAGGCCGGGGCGGGGGGTGCGCGGTGA
- a CDS encoding response regulator transcription factor, protein MIRVMLVDDHPVVRRGLRAMVDDLPEVEAVGEAADGAAALALLDTLERRPDVVLMDLQMGTGMHGVEATRRITALPDPPAVLILTTYSTDADILAAVEAGATGYLLKDAPPEEVATAVHAAARGETVLAPPVAARLLGRVRAGRPTLSPRETEILQLLAAGLANRQISKRLFISEATVKTHLVHIYDKLGVDSRTAAIAAGLASGLIRPA, encoded by the coding sequence GTGATCCGGGTGATGCTGGTGGACGACCACCCGGTGGTGCGGCGGGGCCTGCGCGCCATGGTGGACGACCTGCCGGAGGTGGAGGCGGTCGGCGAGGCGGCCGACGGCGCCGCCGCCCTGGCGCTGCTCGACACCCTGGAGCGGCGGCCCGACGTGGTGCTGATGGACCTGCAGATGGGCACCGGCATGCACGGCGTCGAGGCCACCCGCCGGATCACCGCCCTGCCCGACCCGCCCGCCGTGCTCATCCTGACCACGTACAGCACCGACGCCGACATCCTCGCCGCCGTCGAGGCCGGGGCCACCGGGTACCTGCTCAAGGACGCGCCGCCGGAGGAGGTCGCCACGGCGGTGCACGCCGCCGCCCGCGGCGAGACCGTCCTCGCGCCGCCGGTCGCCGCCCGGCTGCTGGGCCGGGTCCGGGCGGGACGGCCGACGCTCTCCCCGCGCGAGACGGAGATCCTCCAGCTGCTGGCCGCCGGGCTCGCCAACCGGCAGATCTCCAAGCGGCTGTTCATCAGCGAGGCCACGGTGAAGACGCACCTGGTGCACATCTACGACAAGCTGGGCGTCGACTCCCGGACCGCCGCGATCGCGGCGGGGCTGGCGAGCGGGCTGATCCGGCCTGCCTGA
- a CDS encoding isochorismatase family protein has translation MVTLKAATSALILIDLMDRIVGLPLEPRAGVEVVDAALELAAAFRAAGASVIAVRVERPDVAEQPPGSDLLPEVAEVADAVVVKRTIGAFHNTGLDGFLRQQGVNTLVFAGIATNLGVESTARAAADHGYRLVFVEDAMAALTAEEHQAAIALDLPRFGEVITRDTLHLA, from the coding sequence ATGGTTACTCTCAAGGCCGCCACTTCGGCCCTCATCCTGATCGATCTGATGGACCGGATCGTCGGCCTCCCGCTGGAGCCGCGGGCGGGCGTCGAGGTCGTGGACGCCGCGCTGGAGCTGGCCGCCGCCTTCCGTGCGGCGGGCGCCTCGGTGATCGCGGTCCGGGTGGAGCGGCCGGACGTGGCGGAGCAGCCGCCCGGCAGCGACCTGCTGCCGGAGGTCGCCGAGGTGGCGGACGCGGTGGTGGTCAAGCGGACCATCGGCGCGTTCCACAACACCGGCCTGGACGGGTTCCTGCGCCAGCAGGGCGTGAACACCCTGGTGTTCGCGGGCATCGCGACCAACCTGGGCGTGGAGTCCACGGCCCGCGCGGCCGCCGACCACGGCTACCGGCTGGTGTTCGTCGAGGACGCCATGGCCGCGCTGACGGCCGAGGAGCACCAGGCCGCGATCGCCCTCGACCTCCCCCGCTTCGGCGAGGTGATCACCCGCGACACCCTCCACCTCGCCTGA
- a CDS encoding MerR family transcriptional regulator: MTTYLTPAQAVEESGFSLDTLRYYEKIGLLGEVERSSSGHRRFSRADLEWLNMLRCLRVTGMPIADMIRFAELVRAGHATVPDRLALLLDHDAQVEEQIAALRQRQDTLRAKITYYRSVLA, translated from the coding sequence ATGACCACCTACCTCACCCCCGCCCAGGCCGTCGAGGAGTCGGGCTTCAGCCTCGACACCCTCCGCTACTACGAGAAGATCGGCCTGCTCGGCGAGGTCGAGCGGTCCTCCAGCGGTCACCGCCGTTTCAGCCGCGCCGACCTGGAGTGGCTGAACATGCTCCGCTGCCTCCGCGTCACCGGCATGCCCATCGCCGACATGATCCGCTTCGCCGAGCTGGTCCGCGCCGGCCACGCCACCGTCCCCGACCGCCTCGCCCTGCTGCTCGATCACGACGCCCAGGTGGAGGAGCAGATCGCCGCGCTCCGCCAGCGCCAGGACACCCTCCGGGCGAAGATCACATACTATCGCTCGGTCCTCGCTTGA
- a CDS encoding aminopeptidase P family protein: protein MTTDPAARLNTGSHDLPVSPALEAFMGTGWAATPLPAADRVPGHHVTPARRGRLAAAFPGERLLVPAGQLKVRSNDCDYRFRPHSAYAWLTGLTGEEQVGHVLVVEPDGEYVLYLRPRSPRGGGSAEFYRDRRYGEFWVGRRPDLAEAAQLTGVRTEHLDRLPGLLAGPQPPTRVLAGVDPALDTLAGRPHAPAAARDAALATTLSELRLVKDRFEVEQLQLSVDHTTAGFEDVVRALPAALRHHRGERWLEGAFNQRARAEGNGTGYETIVASGAHACVLHWIRNDGPLDPTKLLLLDAGVETDTLYTADITRTLPLSGTFSPVQRQVYDLVLAAQEAAIATLKPGASFRDFHRAGMQVIAEGLADWGVLTVSAEEALREDSGLYRRYTLCSSGHMLGLDVHDCAKARSETYLDGVLEEGMVLTVEPGLYLQPDDETLPAELRGLGVRIEDDLVITADGAHLMSSALPRTPDAIESWMADLLP, encoded by the coding sequence GTGACCACCGACCCCGCCGCCCGGCTCAACACCGGCAGCCACGACCTCCCGGTCTCCCCCGCCCTGGAGGCGTTCATGGGCACCGGCTGGGCGGCCACCCCGCTGCCCGCGGCCGACCGGGTCCCCGGCCACCACGTCACCCCCGCCCGCCGCGGCCGGCTGGCCGCCGCCTTCCCCGGCGAGCGACTCCTCGTCCCCGCCGGGCAGTTGAAGGTCCGCAGCAACGACTGCGACTACCGCTTCCGCCCGCACAGCGCGTACGCCTGGCTCACCGGACTGACCGGCGAGGAGCAGGTCGGCCACGTCCTCGTGGTGGAGCCCGACGGCGAGTACGTCCTCTACCTCCGCCCCCGCTCGCCCCGCGGCGGCGGCAGCGCCGAGTTCTACCGCGACCGCCGCTACGGCGAGTTCTGGGTCGGCCGCCGTCCCGACCTGGCCGAGGCCGCCCAGCTCACCGGCGTCCGCACCGAGCACCTCGACCGCCTGCCCGGCCTGCTCGCCGGACCGCAGCCGCCCACCCGCGTCCTCGCCGGCGTCGACCCCGCCCTCGACACCCTCGCCGGCCGCCCCCACGCCCCCGCCGCCGCACGGGACGCCGCCCTCGCCACCACCCTCTCCGAACTGCGCCTGGTCAAGGACCGCTTCGAGGTCGAGCAGCTCCAGCTCTCCGTCGACCACACCACCGCCGGCTTCGAGGACGTCGTCCGCGCCCTGCCCGCCGCCCTGCGCCACCACCGCGGCGAACGCTGGCTGGAGGGTGCCTTCAACCAGCGCGCCCGCGCCGAGGGCAACGGCACCGGGTACGAGACCATCGTCGCCTCCGGCGCGCACGCCTGCGTCCTGCACTGGATCCGCAACGACGGCCCGCTCGACCCGACCAAGCTGCTCCTGCTCGACGCCGGCGTCGAGACCGACACCCTCTACACCGCCGACATCACCCGCACCCTCCCGCTCTCCGGCACCTTCTCCCCCGTCCAGCGGCAGGTCTACGACCTGGTCCTCGCCGCCCAGGAGGCCGCCATCGCCACCCTGAAGCCGGGCGCCTCCTTCCGCGACTTCCACCGCGCCGGCATGCAGGTGATCGCCGAGGGGCTGGCCGACTGGGGCGTGCTCACCGTCTCCGCGGAGGAGGCCCTGCGCGAGGACAGCGGGCTCTACCGCCGCTACACGCTCTGCAGCAGCGGGCACATGCTCGGGCTGGACGTCCACGACTGCGCCAAGGCCCGCTCCGAGACGTACCTGGACGGCGTGCTGGAGGAGGGCATGGTCCTCACCGTCGAACCCGGCCTCTACCTCCAGCCCGACGACGAGACCCTGCCCGCCGAACTCCGCGGCCTCGGCGTCCGCATCGAGGACGACCTCGTCATCACCGCCGACGGCGCCCACCTCATGTCCTCCGCCCTCCCCCGCACCCCCGACGCCATCGAATCCTGGATGGCCGACCTCCTCCCCTGA